The Halalkalicoccus sp. NIPERK01 region ACTCCACGCGCTCGACGAGCCCGACGAGTTCCTCTCTGTAGGCCTCGGGATCGAGGCCGAGGGCGACGCTCACCGTTACGTCGATGCCGTCTCCCCGCCCGTCGCCGGTGACGCTCACCGGGGACTCGCGCACGAAGTCGCCGTCGGGGTACGCGCCACCGGCGACGTAGGCGGTCCGTCGGCCGGTCTTCCAGGCGGTCAGGAAGCCCCGGACGGGTACCTCTCCGCCCTCGACCTCGAACGTCCGGCGGGCGTCCCCCGGTAGTTCCGCCTCGAGCGAGAGGTCCTCGACCGGATACGCTCCGACCACCTCCCGGAGCGCCTGCCCGTCGGCCGCGGTTGGCCGCGGATCGGTCGGTTCGACCTCGGTCACGTCCGTGATTCCCATCGCCTCCATCTCCGCCGTCATCTCCCCGAGGCCCCCGTCCGCGACCCGTCCCGCGTCGGCGAGATACGAGGCGTATCCCTCGAACGTGATTCGTGACGCGAAGAACACCCCGAGGTCTCCCTCGAACTGCCCGAGCGTCTTCTCGGCCACCTCCTCGGAGAGGCGCGCGAACTCGTAGAGCTCCGTCCGGGTGTGCTGATCGAGCCCCGTTCCGGCGAATCGGCGGCGGGAGTGCTCGGCGCGCCTGTCCGTCAGCTCCCAACCGTCGAGCGCGCGCTCCGGGATCGAGGGGTACGGGTATCGACCGTCCTCGACGTTCACGTTCCCGGACTCGGAGGTCGAGCAGCCCGCGACGCCGACGGCGACCGCGGTCGCTCCGGCGGATCTGAGGAAATCTCGTCGGTTCATTGCGGGTGGAAGGCCAATACCGACGAAAAGGGTTGGCGCTGC contains the following coding sequences:
- a CDS encoding twin-arginine translocation signal domain-containing protein → MNRRDFLRSAGATAVAVGVAGCSTSESGNVNVEDGRYPYPSIPERALDGWELTDRRAEHSRRRFAGTGLDQHTRTELYEFARLSEEVAEKTLGQFEGDLGVFFASRITFEGYASYLADAGRVADGGLGEMTAEMEAMGITDVTEVEPTDPRPTAADGQALREVVGAYPVEDLSLEAELPGDARRTFEVEGGEVPVRGFLTAWKTGRRTAYVAGGAYPDGDFVRESPVSVTGDGRGDGIDVTVSVALGLDPEAYREELVGLVERVE